One window of Desulfobacca acetoxidans DSM 11109 genomic DNA carries:
- a CDS encoding TetR/AcrR family transcriptional regulator, whose translation MAQKLGTEVRTQQIIQAALSLVASHGLKGLSIARIAHRVGLVPSAIYRHFRNKDQVIEAILDLFRENLLANVKRVIEKTSEPLERLRRLLELHMQLISENHGILRLVFSEDVMSGPPTRKTRIQAIIETYLRAVAEIVRQGQKEGVIRAGLEADSVAVAFLGMIQPAAILWHLSEGEYNLPNHIDRAWNIFLGGILSPTYANPGKTGESTVAYAMLPKENSYEKD comes from the coding sequence GTGGCTCAAAAATTAGGGACTGAAGTCAGGACCCAGCAGATTATTCAGGCAGCCTTAAGCCTGGTTGCCAGCCACGGTCTGAAAGGATTGAGCATTGCCAGGATTGCCCACCGGGTTGGTCTGGTGCCTTCGGCCATCTATCGGCATTTCAGGAACAAAGACCAAGTGATCGAGGCCATCCTCGATCTTTTCCGGGAAAATCTGCTGGCCAACGTCAAGAGGGTTATAGAGAAAACATCGGAGCCGTTGGAGCGGCTGCGAAGATTATTAGAGCTGCATATGCAGTTGATTAGTGAAAACCACGGGATACTCCGCCTCGTCTTTTCGGAAGACGTAATGAGCGGCCCCCCGACAAGAAAGACCCGGATTCAGGCGATTATTGAAACCTATCTCAGGGCCGTGGCCGAGATAGTGCGTCAGGGACAGAAGGAAGGCGTTATCCGGGCTGGCCTGGAAGCAGACTCCGTGGCAGTGGCTTTTCTCGGGATGATTCAACCCGCGGCCATACTCTGGCACCTGAGTGAGGGGGAGTATAATTTGCCAAACCACATAGACAGGGCCTGGAATATTTTTCTCGGCGGAATATTGTCACCAACATATGCCAACCCTGGTAAAACTGGGGAAAGTACGGTTGCTTATGCAATGCTACCAAAGGAGAACAGCTATGAAAAAGATTAA
- a CDS encoding superoxide dismutase: MPITMKSVLAFLTILTLFVVTTAAAAPVTYQAKDFSRLRGMKGFSDQALELHFVLYQGYVKNTNAMLETLAQIASSTPAYAEMKRRLGWEYNGMRLHELYFGNLGGDGKIPPDSKIAKRLTEQFGSLESWANDFKATGAMRGIGWVVLYEDQASGRLINTWINEHDLGHLAGGQPLLVMDVFEHAFIPDYGLKKGDYIEAFFQNIDWKAVDARLGK; this comes from the coding sequence ATGCCCATTACCATGAAGTCTGTCTTGGCCTTTTTGACGATCCTAACACTTTTTGTTGTTACAACCGCGGCGGCTGCCCCAGTCACCTATCAGGCCAAAGATTTTAGCCGCTTAAGGGGTATGAAGGGGTTTAGTGACCAGGCCCTGGAACTGCATTTCGTCCTCTATCAGGGTTATGTGAAAAACACTAACGCCATGCTTGAAACCTTGGCGCAAATCGCCTCCAGCACGCCGGCCTATGCTGAAATGAAGCGGCGTCTGGGTTGGGAGTACAACGGCATGCGCCTCCATGAACTCTACTTCGGCAATCTGGGGGGAGACGGCAAGATTCCTCCGGATAGCAAGATCGCCAAGCGTTTGACCGAGCAGTTTGGCAGCCTGGAGAGCTGGGCCAACGACTTCAAAGCTACCGGCGCCATGCGGGGCATCGGTTGGGTGGTGCTGTATGAAGACCAGGCCAGCGGCCGTTTAATCAATACCTGGATCAATGAACATGATCTCGGCCACCTGGCTGGGGGCCAGCCCCTCCTGGTCATGGATGTCTTTGAGCATGCCTTTATTCCGGACTACGGTTTAAAAAAAGGCGATTATATTGAAGCCTTTTTTCAAAATATTGATTGGAAAGCCGTGGATGCGAGGTTGGGTAAGTAG
- a CDS encoding L,D-transpeptidase family protein: MRRIWLFLGVAALLFVMGGCSSQKPLVTAVPPEEMEADIEEEENIDPRYRADQRVVKEVLQENHYRKRGKKPTVLLVHKESRKLTVFRGTTPLKTYPVVLGRNPRNDKLRQGDMCTPEGIYKVVCKFPHAKWNKFILLNYPTTKNWLKFAEAKKRGKIPITADIGGEIGIHGTEDDLKNLTGENWTLGCVSLRNKHLDEIYPLIEDGSLVVIQRK; this comes from the coding sequence ATGAGAAGAATCTGGTTATTTTTGGGGGTGGCGGCGCTGCTGTTCGTAATGGGAGGGTGCAGTTCCCAGAAGCCGCTTGTAACGGCGGTGCCTCCGGAGGAGATGGAAGCGGATATTGAAGAAGAGGAAAACATTGATCCGAGATATCGGGCCGATCAGAGAGTAGTCAAAGAGGTTCTGCAGGAAAACCATTACCGGAAAAGAGGTAAGAAGCCGACGGTTTTGCTGGTACATAAAGAATCCCGGAAACTGACGGTTTTTCGGGGAACGACGCCCCTGAAGACCTACCCGGTAGTATTGGGGCGCAACCCGCGCAACGACAAACTGCGCCAGGGGGATATGTGCACCCCGGAAGGTATCTATAAAGTGGTATGCAAATTTCCTCATGCCAAATGGAACAAATTTATTCTGTTGAATTATCCCACAACGAAAAACTGGCTGAAATTCGCCGAGGCCAAAAAACGCGGCAAAATTCCCATAACTGCTGATATCGGGGGCGAAATCGGTATTCATGGGACCGAGGACGACCTGAAAAATCTTACCGGGGAAAATTGGACCCTCGGGTGCGTTTCCCTGAGAAATAAACACCTGGATGAAATCTATCCCCTGATTGAAGACGGGTCCCTGGTGGTGATCCAGCGCAAGTAA
- a CDS encoding cell wall hydrolase: MPTPTELLPDPNKDFAEHSDLQLLAMALFGEARGVPKPTRQGIGHVMINRALHPGWWGRSLKEVILKPWQFSCFNQNDPNYRKLRSPLQYKTAEVWDNCCRDAIEVMARVNQPNLSDPVRGANHYYDTSIPSPNWADESKFVLALPARSGHEVRFYKL, from the coding sequence ATGCCGACCCCAACTGAACTGCTTCCTGATCCGAATAAGGATTTCGCCGAACATTCCGATCTGCAGTTGTTAGCTATGGCTCTCTTCGGCGAAGCCCGGGGCGTCCCCAAACCGACGCGCCAGGGCATCGGACATGTGATGATCAACCGCGCCCTCCACCCCGGCTGGTGGGGCAGATCCCTCAAAGAGGTTATCCTGAAGCCCTGGCAGTTTTCCTGTTTCAATCAGAACGATCCCAATTATCGTAAACTCAGAAGTCCCTTGCAATATAAAACAGCAGAGGTTTGGGACAACTGTTGTCGGGATGCCATCGAGGTGATGGCGCGCGTAAATCAGCCAAACCTTTCCGACCCGGTCAGGGGTGCCAACCATTACTACGACACCTCTATCCCCTCGCCCAACTGGGCGGACGAGAGTAAATTTGTATTGGCCCTCCCGGCCCGTTCCGGCCATGAGGTCCGGTTCTACAAACTCTAG
- the cas6 gene encoding CRISPR system precrRNA processing endoribonuclease RAMP protein Cas6 has product MNPKLPLQYMPYGKYRFFASFEAEALLPPFKGSTFRGVFGVALKRVVCPLRGRECLDCLLRRQCVYARVFENLTTRGDKAPSPPHPFVIEPMPGEATRFYPGDPFAFTLLLFGWANDYLPYFVYAFEEMGKIGIGRHINDRRAGFRLDRVELGDEVVYDGREQNLVKKSPSKLFLGEREADGSVSAITLLLQTPMRLKFQNSLKAELPFHVLIRACLRRIATLNQHYGAGEPALDYRGLVARSQAVAIRRADLHWYDWRRYSNRQDQGMLMGGMVGSITYRGDLAEYMPLLKYAEKVHLGKATTFGLGKVRFHIDDKKYLTNPVELKNVKKL; this is encoded by the coding sequence ATGAACCCAAAATTGCCATTACAATATATGCCTTACGGGAAATACCGTTTTTTTGCCTCTTTCGAAGCTGAGGCCCTGCTGCCGCCTTTTAAGGGCTCCACCTTTCGTGGGGTCTTTGGGGTGGCCCTGAAGAGGGTGGTCTGCCCCTTAAGGGGGCGGGAGTGCCTGGATTGCCTGCTGCGGCGTCAATGTGTGTATGCCCGGGTATTTGAAAATCTGACGACCAGAGGGGATAAAGCACCTTCGCCGCCCCATCCTTTTGTTATTGAACCCATGCCGGGCGAGGCAACCCGTTTTTATCCCGGAGATCCGTTTGCATTTACTTTGCTGCTCTTTGGCTGGGCCAATGACTATCTGCCATATTTTGTCTATGCCTTCGAGGAGATGGGCAAGATCGGCATCGGCAGGCATATAAACGACAGGCGCGCCGGATTCAGGTTAGATCGGGTGGAGCTTGGGGATGAGGTGGTGTATGACGGCAGGGAGCAAAATCTGGTGAAAAAAAGTCCGTCCAAGCTTTTTCTCGGGGAAAGGGAAGCTGATGGTTCAGTTTCGGCCATTACCCTGCTTTTGCAGACGCCGATGCGGTTGAAATTCCAGAATTCTCTCAAAGCAGAACTGCCCTTTCATGTGCTGATCCGGGCCTGCCTGCGCCGCATCGCCACCCTCAACCAACATTATGGGGCAGGGGAACCCGCTCTGGACTACCGCGGCCTGGTGGCCCGGTCCCAGGCAGTGGCCATTCGCCGCGCCGACCTGCACTGGTATGATTGGCGGCGCTATTCCAACCGGCAGGACCAGGGGATGCTCATGGGAGGGATGGTGGGGTCCATAACCTATAGGGGGGACTTAGCGGAATATATGCCGCTGCTCAAGTATGCCGAGAAAGTTCACCTCGGCAAGGCGACGACGTTCGGGTTGGGGAAGGTGCGCTTCCATATTGATGATAAGAAGTATTTAACAAATCCTGTGGAGCTAAAAAATGTCAAAAAATTATAG
- the cas10 gene encoding type III-A CRISPR-associated protein Cas10/Csm1, whose protein sequence is MSKNYRNIFLIQLGGLLHDIGKLLQRAEVKIDNFARYIEDFCPKNNKDQPTHLHAAYSAYFMEKHLPAQIIPDYERGILYEACRHHRNSSDDIFVKSDRLSAGERYVEISKEKPHYKTVPFRSVFPFVEINYAIRSKNECVPYWFHNPRKLKGAEELYPHFSSNIPKTDLVQKYQQIWKGLQQDIEELPVDLTLEHFLLETFYLLQKYCWAIPCDTTREFADISLFDHMRTTAAFAGCLAIGRQEGFLQGKEFLFVTADISGIQDFLFRLARAEGVGGISKRLRGRSFYLSMLSEILGRYLLNSTHLSPANLLFCGGGNLEMLLPNTANIQKLLSELDYEVNQWLLERFGGELQLVIAGQEAAAKEVSLAYTKIKAQMAQKLSLCKRQKIKPILKYQQNWLYPQQTRDLIIRCPSCRITLITEIEEICRDCKLHRRIGEKLPDSQWLLFAPSNFKKYREEEIKDALWVDYGKLGSVILLSGDNLVEEKRNQLWDYQAINHYRPRSSALTYLTQQLPRALEPLELTTEKDDSGDFFVESGQVLSFTTLADMSYGDKLLGVLKMDVDYLGAIFAHGLGPIEAQTTVGKEDLRSISRLATLSRMFSWFFQSQINRLCEEVFQEWKITSSYPFKGSISQIFYTVFAGGDDLFVIGPWDQTLELGRKIRTAFKEYTCHNPNLTISGGMICCKPKYPINLAAREAEEALKEAKKLGKNRFCLSGQAAVWDLEAPESVANLEDWQQVYYGFEDREIRRSRDFFGNRSKTLKELLDWGELLMRWLQEKKIARRLLHRLLLEVKSILKESSQEREDKPQKSAILKLFPFLAYQLARNVKDPEVRQTLHAQLITSNNLSDWLHQLPLPLIYILNKSRQH, encoded by the coding sequence ATGTCAAAAAATTATAGAAATATTTTCCTCATTCAATTAGGAGGTCTCCTCCATGATATAGGAAAGCTTTTGCAAAGGGCAGAAGTCAAGATTGATAATTTCGCAAGATATATAGAGGATTTTTGCCCTAAAAATAATAAAGATCAACCCACACATCTCCATGCTGCATATTCAGCTTATTTCATGGAAAAACATCTTCCTGCTCAAATAATACCAGATTATGAAAGGGGTATTCTGTACGAGGCCTGCCGGCATCACCGGAATAGCTCTGACGATATTTTTGTCAAATCAGATCGTCTCTCTGCGGGTGAACGATATGTCGAGATAAGTAAAGAAAAACCTCATTATAAAACTGTGCCCTTTCGCTCTGTATTTCCTTTTGTTGAAATTAATTACGCGATAAGGTCAAAAAACGAATGCGTTCCATATTGGTTCCACAATCCCAGGAAATTAAAAGGGGCCGAAGAATTATATCCGCATTTCTCCTCAAATATCCCTAAAACAGATTTGGTTCAGAAATATCAGCAAATATGGAAAGGATTGCAGCAAGATATTGAGGAATTACCCGTTGATCTGACATTAGAGCATTTTCTTTTGGAGACTTTCTATCTCTTACAAAAATATTGTTGGGCAATACCTTGCGATACCACCAGGGAATTTGCCGATATATCCTTGTTTGATCATATGCGGACCACTGCTGCCTTTGCCGGTTGTTTAGCTATCGGGAGACAAGAAGGATTCTTGCAGGGAAAAGAGTTCTTATTTGTTACAGCAGATATTTCTGGGATTCAAGACTTTCTTTTCAGGTTGGCCAGAGCCGAAGGGGTAGGTGGGATTTCCAAAAGGCTTCGAGGGAGGTCTTTCTATCTGAGTATGTTATCGGAAATTTTAGGCCGTTATCTTCTCAACAGCACCCACCTATCACCAGCGAACCTATTGTTTTGCGGGGGCGGAAATCTGGAGATGCTCTTGCCGAATACGGCCAATATACAAAAATTATTGTCAGAACTAGATTACGAAGTAAATCAATGGTTGTTAGAAAGGTTTGGGGGGGAGCTGCAACTTGTTATTGCAGGGCAGGAAGCGGCGGCAAAAGAAGTTTCTTTGGCATATACCAAAATAAAAGCACAAATGGCTCAAAAATTATCTCTGTGTAAACGACAAAAAATAAAGCCGATTCTTAAATATCAACAAAACTGGCTTTATCCACAGCAAACCAGGGACTTGATCATTCGATGCCCCTCCTGCCGCATTACCCTAATAACAGAAATTGAGGAGATTTGTCGAGACTGTAAACTTCACCGCCGGATTGGTGAAAAGCTGCCGGATTCACAGTGGCTTCTATTTGCGCCGTCTAACTTCAAAAAATACCGGGAGGAAGAAATCAAAGATGCGCTTTGGGTAGATTATGGGAAGTTAGGATCGGTGATCCTTTTAAGTGGTGATAATCTGGTTGAGGAAAAAAGAAACCAGCTTTGGGACTACCAGGCAATCAATCATTATAGACCTCGCTCCTCTGCCCTTACATATCTAACCCAGCAATTGCCAAGAGCCTTAGAACCTTTAGAATTGACGACTGAAAAAGATGACTCCGGAGATTTTTTTGTCGAGTCGGGGCAGGTATTGAGTTTTACCACATTGGCCGATATGAGTTATGGAGACAAACTCTTAGGCGTTTTGAAAATGGACGTTGATTATTTAGGAGCCATTTTTGCCCATGGGCTGGGGCCTATAGAAGCTCAAACAACGGTAGGAAAGGAAGATTTACGCTCCATCTCCCGGCTGGCGACTTTGAGTCGGATGTTCTCCTGGTTCTTTCAATCTCAAATCAATCGCCTTTGTGAAGAAGTATTTCAGGAATGGAAAATTACCAGTTCATACCCTTTCAAAGGTTCAATCAGTCAAATATTCTATACTGTCTTTGCCGGGGGGGATGATCTTTTTGTCATCGGCCCCTGGGACCAAACACTGGAGTTGGGGCGTAAAATTAGAACTGCATTCAAAGAATATACCTGTCATAATCCCAACCTGACTATTTCAGGTGGAATGATCTGCTGTAAACCCAAATACCCCATTAATCTAGCAGCCAGAGAGGCCGAAGAGGCCTTAAAAGAGGCCAAAAAATTAGGGAAAAATCGATTTTGTCTATCTGGGCAGGCGGCAGTATGGGACCTAGAAGCACCGGAAAGCGTGGCAAACTTAGAGGATTGGCAGCAAGTTTATTACGGCTTCGAGGACCGGGAAATAAGACGAAGCAGAGACTTTTTCGGAAACAGGAGTAAGACATTAAAGGAGCTATTGGATTGGGGGGAACTTCTTATGCGATGGCTTCAGGAGAAAAAGATAGCCCGCCGACTGCTTCACCGATTATTGCTGGAAGTTAAGTCAATTTTAAAAGAAAGTAGTCAAGAAAGAGAAGATAAACCCCAAAAATCTGCCATACTAAAACTTTTTCCTTTTCTGGCTTATCAACTGGCCCGAAATGTTAAAGACCCGGAGGTGCGGCAAACCTTACATGCCCAACTCATTACTTCCAATAATTTATCCGATTGGTTGCATCAATTGCCGCTGCCCCTGATATACATACTCAACAAATCACGGCAGCATTAA
- the csm2 gene encoding type III-A CRISPR-associated protein Csm2 — translation MDVKKIIDEIKEKNQFSQITIEEFAPEEGWANSIAKELKDKRRQLRKVFAQIKDIEKKIKKMNEQDELNEPKIFLILPQVAYARGRNLIPVDFYNLIKIIIGTKGKGTKLKKVEDFRRFTDFMTAVVAYSTLYADKK, via the coding sequence ATGGACGTGAAAAAAATCATTGATGAGATCAAAGAGAAGAATCAATTCAGTCAAATAACCATCGAGGAATTCGCTCCGGAAGAAGGATGGGCCAATAGCATTGCTAAAGAATTAAAAGACAAGAGGCGTCAGTTGCGCAAAGTTTTTGCTCAGATAAAAGATATTGAGAAAAAAATAAAAAAGATGAACGAACAGGATGAGTTAAATGAGCCAAAAATTTTTCTAATACTCCCTCAAGTCGCTTATGCCCGGGGACGAAATTTAATTCCGGTAGATTTTTATAATTTAATAAAAATAATTATAGGAACAAAGGGCAAAGGAACCAAATTGAAAAAAGTGGAGGATTTTCGCCGGTTCACTGATTTCATGACAGCAGTTGTAGCGTACTCAACCCTTTACGCTGACAAAAAATAA
- the csm3 gene encoding type III-A CRISPR-associated RAMP protein Csm3, protein MASNKKPDFTFHGKYIINAELLLLTGMHIGGSTEGFEIGGLDNPVIKDPISDVPYIPGSSLKGKMRSLLEWAYGLVTIKQNEKTSLWEGELCSDAEKDLAIVFGVPAEEHPKASLPPGPTRLTVRDAYPKGFEAGSDTVGEQVTKWERDMGEGIYTEIKYENAIDRLTSVANPRPMERVPAGSRFELQFIYDVYQNKDIARLKLLFEGLRLLEDSALGGGGSRGSGRIKVESISVGARERSYYLGEKTQDEKKLTLECPKDGVGLEEILKNFSTHFPSGAGD, encoded by the coding sequence ATGGCAAGCAACAAAAAACCTGATTTTACTTTCCATGGAAAATATATTATTAATGCCGAACTATTGCTTTTGACCGGTATGCATATCGGCGGTTCCACTGAAGGTTTTGAGATAGGTGGTTTGGACAATCCGGTCATTAAAGATCCCATTAGCGATGTTCCATATATTCCAGGATCCTCTTTGAAAGGAAAGATGCGTTCTCTTTTAGAATGGGCCTATGGATTAGTTACCATTAAGCAAAATGAGAAAACCAGTCTTTGGGAAGGAGAGCTTTGCTCGGACGCTGAAAAAGATCTGGCCATAGTCTTTGGCGTGCCGGCAGAAGAACATCCAAAAGCCTCGCTACCCCCAGGTCCCACCAGGCTGACAGTCCGGGATGCCTATCCAAAAGGTTTTGAGGCAGGCTCGGACACCGTGGGTGAACAGGTGACCAAATGGGAAAGAGACATGGGGGAAGGAATCTACACGGAAATTAAATATGAAAACGCTATTGACCGACTAACCTCAGTAGCCAACCCACGTCCTATGGAAAGGGTGCCGGCCGGCTCGCGGTTTGAGCTTCAGTTTATTTATGATGTTTATCAAAATAAGGATATTGCCCGTCTCAAGCTTCTCTTCGAAGGACTTAGATTATTAGAAGATTCTGCTTTGGGAGGGGGAGGATCCCGCGGCAGCGGCAGGATAAAGGTAGAAAGTATTTCAGTTGGAGCGCGGGAGCGATCATATTATTTGGGGGAGAAAACCCAAGATGAAAAGAAACTAACACTAGAATGTCCAAAAGATGGAGTTGGCTTGGAAGAGATCTTGAAAAATTTCTCGACGCATTTTCCTTCCGGCGCAGGAGATTAA
- the csm4 gene encoding type III-A CRISPR-associated RAMP protein Csm4, giving the protein MPTYEVCLWPRSSFEFVPRAETLFGAICWTIRSFWGENKLTDILAEFSRKPPFLLSSSFPCQRLRSGKIIHYLPRPILRPLSLNDIVGCCTEAKPDHKGLSYDSPGQSAFTWIMEQYKQCRKIAFITSAALDLFSSASDELPLFKAFLEGQLQEPKWRSNQGMAKTKIDRLGQATSGAGNLFFQEEQFLSQGWGLYFLVRTDHWSDLIYPVFRFLEDSGIGRNAHTGRNQFRLEWTAEPDWLPSGKGPRFICLSPYCQNIGDDIDWDASTYGVKSFQGAVESREEFAGSPVWKRRFLMVQEGSCLIASQVKDYYGCLVPSSEIKGKTVYTYAITWPLHLDMPKED; this is encoded by the coding sequence ATGCCAACGTACGAAGTATGCCTCTGGCCTCGAAGCAGTTTTGAATTTGTGCCTCGGGCTGAGACCCTGTTTGGCGCCATCTGCTGGACCATTCGTAGCTTCTGGGGGGAAAATAAGTTAACCGATATCCTGGCGGAATTTTCCCGAAAACCACCCTTCCTCCTGAGTAGCTCCTTCCCTTGCCAACGTCTGCGCTCTGGAAAAATTATCCACTACCTGCCTCGCCCTATTCTGCGGCCTTTGTCTCTGAACGATATCGTTGGCTGTTGCACTGAGGCTAAACCGGATCATAAAGGATTGAGTTATGACTCTCCCGGACAAAGCGCCTTTACCTGGATTATGGAACAATACAAACAATGCAGAAAAATAGCATTCATCACTTCCGCGGCTCTGGATTTATTCTCCTCTGCCTCCGATGAACTTCCACTTTTTAAGGCCTTTCTTGAAGGTCAGCTCCAGGAACCGAAATGGCGATCGAATCAAGGGATGGCTAAGACAAAGATTGATCGGCTGGGGCAGGCAACCAGCGGGGCAGGAAACCTATTTTTCCAGGAAGAACAGTTCCTCTCCCAAGGGTGGGGCCTATATTTTTTGGTGCGGACTGATCATTGGAGTGATTTGATTTACCCAGTTTTCCGTTTTTTGGAGGACAGCGGCATCGGCCGCAATGCCCATACCGGCCGAAATCAATTTCGCCTGGAATGGACCGCAGAACCAGATTGGCTTCCTTCCGGGAAAGGTCCACGATTTATTTGTTTATCTCCTTATTGTCAGAATATTGGTGATGATATTGATTGGGACGCTTCGACGTATGGGGTGAAATCATTTCAAGGTGCGGTGGAAAGCCGGGAGGAATTTGCCGGCAGCCCCGTTTGGAAAAGGAGATTTCTCATGGTCCAGGAAGGGTCTTGCTTAATAGCGAGTCAAGTTAAGGACTACTATGGATGCCTGGTGCCCAGTTCAGAAATCAAGGGCAAGACGGTCTACACCTATGCTATAACCTGGCCTTTACATCTAGACATGCCAAAGGAGGATTAG
- the csm5 gene encoding type III-A CRISPR-associated RAMP protein Csm5, giving the protein MSDQNTTAMINILTPVHIGTGEKYSGLDYLIDEKLNQLFRLPTEGVINALGRNWTIYTEWLDQKFKEIESKIVGLDFKKKSKIERTELAKINLEIFCQTKGIDKDIFFSRSLYKLPCSKNLGTDKDISEFPKQAHLAYMPGSEIKGAIRTALLYSLLKHDSNIAIYEWLKTTIRNLPNIKIKIKKVEKKCQNIIKSEGNNSSPNKKEKGILVKELGKIEDELQKRLLRTKLFGGSDQAHFDILKFLQVGDGIPFTPADFLCICPVEPINTSKKFVNWQEFLVPGKSIPLSKIELNSHKSRIQDYLDKHHFSKLQQSYLSEGRLTQILQACYEFNKALLEEEIAFYGKPHIQKQTPKVIDRLKNLQETNTPTSPLLRLGMGQGYLSVTINLLFKQKEFELYDKVLIHATQNVSYDSEHGGPLPKTRRLVEYNGEIWPPGWIQLQMVEKKTDIFALPKSWSPLSFGDLSEAPVAKGVNTAEKEPEQSGELAPAKPELRPEYVILLNQAQRVDCVPQEFGGIMQKWQGLTECGEKRALAQVLLKKLEPLKLKKRDKLFDYKTLLQQFISEESKS; this is encoded by the coding sequence ATGTCTGATCAAAACACCACTGCCATGATCAATATTTTAACACCAGTACATATCGGGACCGGCGAAAAATATAGCGGCTTGGATTATCTTATCGATGAAAAATTAAATCAGCTTTTTCGTCTCCCCACGGAAGGCGTGATAAACGCCCTCGGTAGAAATTGGACAATCTATACAGAATGGTTAGATCAAAAATTTAAAGAGATCGAATCTAAAATTGTAGGGCTTGATTTCAAAAAGAAAAGCAAAATCGAGCGAACTGAGCTTGCCAAAATCAATTTAGAAATATTCTGTCAAACCAAAGGAATCGATAAAGATATTTTTTTTTCACGCAGTTTATACAAGCTTCCATGTTCCAAGAATCTAGGGACCGATAAAGATATCAGTGAATTCCCTAAACAGGCGCATTTGGCTTATATGCCTGGCAGTGAAATCAAAGGAGCCATCAGGACAGCGTTATTGTATAGCCTCTTGAAACATGACAGTAATATAGCTATCTACGAATGGTTAAAAACAACAATTAGAAACCTTCCTAATATTAAAATCAAGATCAAAAAAGTAGAAAAAAAATGTCAAAACATTATTAAATCCGAAGGGAATAATTCAAGTCCCAATAAAAAAGAGAAAGGAATATTAGTCAAGGAATTAGGAAAAATAGAAGACGAACTTCAGAAAAGACTACTTCGCACCAAATTATTTGGCGGCTCCGATCAGGCTCATTTTGATATTCTGAAATTCCTCCAGGTCGGCGACGGAATCCCTTTCACTCCTGCCGATTTCCTGTGTATATGTCCTGTAGAACCCATTAATACCAGCAAAAAATTCGTTAACTGGCAGGAATTTTTAGTTCCTGGCAAATCAATACCTCTCTCTAAAATAGAATTAAATTCTCATAAATCAAGAATTCAAGATTATTTGGATAAACATCATTTTTCTAAATTACAGCAATCTTATCTATCAGAAGGAAGATTGACCCAAATACTACAGGCATGTTATGAATTTAATAAGGCTCTTCTTGAAGAAGAGATTGCTTTTTACGGGAAACCTCATATACAAAAACAAACACCCAAAGTTATTGATAGGCTAAAAAACTTACAAGAAACAAATACACCTACCTCCCCGCTTCTCCGTCTCGGCATGGGGCAGGGCTATCTGAGCGTCACAATTAATCTGCTTTTTAAGCAGAAAGAATTTGAGCTCTATGACAAAGTTTTAATCCACGCAACGCAAAACGTCAGTTACGACTCTGAACATGGCGGCCCCCTACCTAAAACCCGCCGGCTTGTTGAATATAACGGTGAAATTTGGCCACCTGGCTGGATACAATTGCAGATGGTAGAAAAAAAAACGGATATATTTGCTTTGCCAAAATCTTGGTCTCCTCTAAGTTTTGGGGATCTTAGTGAGGCGCCAGTTGCCAAGGGGGTGAATACCGCCGAAAAAGAACCAGAGCAATCAGGAGAATTAGCCCCGGCAAAACCTGAATTGCGGCCGGAGTACGTCATTTTACTAAACCAGGCACAGAGAGTCGACTGCGTGCCCCAAGAATTTGGGGGGATAATGCAGAAATGGCAGGGTTTGACTGAATGCGGAGAAAAAAGGGCTCTTGCTCAGGTGCTTCTGAAGAAATTGGAGCCATTGAAATTAAAAAAGAGAGATAAATTATTCGACTATAAAACACTTTTACAGCAATTTATTTCCGAGGAAAGCAAATCATGA